Proteins from a genomic interval of Sulfurimonas sp. HSL3-2:
- the flgA gene encoding flagellar basal body P-ring formation chaperone FlgA, with amino-acid sequence MQILLFRYLILLFFIISSLYSYTLQEDYETKGRDIHASDIIKNIEKDFILFSYDDTKQMLRVTAQEVIDIFKKHGYDIENKDIRYVNFRQKSPVDMTNITESLKKEFLSKYPNLKIRSLKVYPRAYITALPKIYALSLQQQTLYRNYSTISIVTPDHKMTFFDYILDADIDVVVTTKKINRHEELTYKNTKVKTVKFTSFRANPVTDIKNHKYQSKFSLKSDYILTANDVEALSLVRRDESVVATINDGGLTITLNVIAAQDGKEGDIIAVRKADGKKLMAKVIGRKRVEIQ; translated from the coding sequence TTGCAGATTTTGCTTTTTAGATATCTTATTTTACTTTTTTTCATCATCTCATCTCTTTATTCATACACTCTTCAAGAGGATTATGAGACCAAAGGCAGAGATATCCATGCCTCAGATATCATAAAAAATATCGAGAAGGATTTTATACTCTTTTCCTATGACGATACAAAACAGATGCTCAGAGTAACGGCACAGGAGGTCATAGATATCTTTAAAAAGCACGGATATGATATAGAAAACAAAGATATCAGGTATGTAAACTTTAGACAAAAATCTCCGGTTGATATGACGAATATTACAGAGAGTCTTAAAAAAGAGTTTCTCTCAAAATATCCGAACTTAAAGATACGCTCTTTAAAAGTCTATCCGCGTGCATACATCACGGCACTGCCGAAGATATATGCTCTCTCTTTGCAACAACAGACTCTTTACAGAAACTACTCGACCATATCGATAGTCACTCCAGACCATAAGATGACCTTTTTTGACTACATTCTTGATGCTGACATCGACGTAGTCGTGACGACTAAAAAGATCAACCGTCACGAAGAGTTGACCTATAAAAATACTAAAGTAAAAACGGTCAAATTCACGAGTTTCAGGGCTAATCCCGTGACTGATATTAAAAATCATAAATATCAAAGCAAATTTTCACTAAAATCTGATTATATTTTGACTGCAAACGATGTCGAAGCGCTTAGCCTTGTAAGAAGAGATGAATCTGTCGTAGCTACGATAAATGACGGCGGTTTGACAATAACTTTAAATGTCATAGCCGCACAAGACGGCAAAGAAGGCGATATAATTGCAGTTAGAAAAGCGGATGGGAAAAAACTGATGGCTAAGGTTATCGGAAGAAAGAGAGTTGAGATTCAATGA